The Apostichopus japonicus isolate 1M-3 chromosome 1, ASM3797524v1, whole genome shotgun sequence DNA segment AAACTAAACCTAATTATGTGATTTTGAATATCGAATggcataaaaaataaaatgggaTGAAAATCTACCAAAATAACGAATGGCATAAATTATATAATGGTATAAAATCTACCAAAATATCGTCACTTTAAGTTTGTGTGCTTCGCAACCAATGTTTGAATGTTTCCCTCTTTTATAAACATGCACATCACAGCATACAGAACATACAACACACACAGCGCATAAACAACACACACCGCGGCACACTAATCCACAACACACATACCCGCAGCTTTGCCCTATTTTTAAACTGGCAAGATCAAGTGATCACTTGTAAATATTTCGACAGTATATATTACCTGACCAAAATTTAACCATGATCAAACATAACGTTGTGATGTATTGGCCTACTAAGTGACTCGTTATACTCTTTTCTTTTTACGCAATATCGTTATAACCATACGATTATAAACAGTCTCTATGTAAGGGGACTTGTTGGTCGAGAGTGGATCAAATTCAAGTTTGGCTTTCATTCACATGCCCTTTATATCCTAGATGACTTTTCTCGTAATAATAGTATCTTCTAATCTCAAGATTTCTGGGTTTTTCTATCACAAACAAACATTGTCCTAGGTCACGCAGTTTGACTAATTACACGATAGCTTAAACTTGCTTGAAATGACCTCGGGCAAGTGATTGCCAAATTAACCATGGATGCACTTGAGGCTatattaagaaaatatatactaAATGCAGCTTAATTGTCTTCTTTCAAGAGAAcggggtttttttttaatgaaaaagaaaagaagggaaCGGTTTTAGTGTTAGgcattaaattctaatatagaCTTACTCAATTTTTATCCAATTTATAAGTGCATATATAATCGATATTTTGGCAAATACCATTTGATATAAATTATGTAACACATAGATTTGAATCATAAAATCTTATGCTCTTAGCGTCATTGAAAATGcagtttttgagaaaaaaaatcatttaacaaAAAACAAGCAACGTGTTTTTGACAAATGATAAGTGGGATCTATACTGATATATCACAAGATTTATCATCACATGAATTAAAACCTGCTAAAAGGTAAGAACTTGTGCTAACTGTTTCTCACTTATACTTCTCTTATTATCCACAAAATCTAATGAATCTTTAATGTTGCATTGGGCCTATCTCAAGAGCATAATACCGTGGTGTTAAATTGCTTTTAGGTTATTAAATACTCTAATGGTTTTTAGATTATGATATTGCTGTAATGAAAGTTAATAGAACGTGCATATAACTATGACGTAGCCGACTGGTGACTCTATTAGTGGTTCTCATGAATAATTATGTATGATGTggttttaaaaatattgaaagtcgATTGTTCgaaggcagaagaagaattatcTAAATTTATCTCACTACACATTTTAtaaggatgtttttttttctccttttttttcgtGATGCTTTGACAATTAAAGTAAAAGACAATAAAAGGGGAAAACAAGTCagctcaacattttttttaaccattCATCATATTAACTTCTTTTATCCCTTCCAGACTTTAATTGGACTGGCGAATATAACGATTTATTTAACCTTACAATTTGTCCTATATACCGTTGTGGCGGTCACAACAGAAGCCTTGAAGAGCCATATCATCTCTGCAAATGTGACGATGACTGTCTGTTTTATCATGATTGCTGTTGGGGATATAATGGAAATTCCGTGACGCCGTCTCTTCATACTGCTTCAAATACAAAGGAAACCGACCAGTGCGCAATCGCATACCGCGCTAACGTTGGCACAACCGCCCCGGATGAGTGGAGCACCACAGCTGCGGGATATCGAATGGTCAGTACTTGTCCACCCGATGTACAGAATAGAACGCTTGTTCAACATTGTCAGGATACAGGTGACGTCATTAACACACCACTGGACGTATGGCAAGGATACGCAGATCATCTGCCGGTGCAAGATGATAATACTGGGAAGACGTATAAAAACGTTCATTGCGCATTTTGTAACTTTGTCAGATTTGAAGATATGCGCTTTTGGCAGTTAACCCTATCGATATTTTGTGATCGCAACCAACCACCTTTAAGATGTGGTAACTTCTTCTTTGAACCCATGAAATGTAACGACATGGCAGCCGTACCAAGAGGCTGTATCCACGTAGATGTTGAGTCGTGCCCGGAAACAGCCAATCTAACCATTAAGAATCTATGTGACTCCTACTTAGCTCCTTATGAGTTAAGCGGGCTCATTTTCCGGAACCCGCACTGTGCATTGTGTAATACGCACGGCCCCTTTCCTCCCTCTATCTCGTATTGCCCTTCCCTTGTTGTTCCAGTCAGTTGTTCGTCGAGAGGATTACCTCACACTATTCCGTTTAATTTCTCTTCATTTGGAAATCAGGCATTGCACAAACCGGTTATAGTCTGTGCTACTGGATTGACGTACAACGAAACAACAATGAGCTGCGAATTGTCTGAGAGTGATTTTGATAGATTTATTTGTGACAGAtctaataacaacaacaatggtGCAATGATTGAGATGGTTATCGGTAACGAAGATCGAAGTAGAACTACATCGGATGTAGAGGGCATCATTCTGACAATAAACAACACCTTTTTAACCTCCTCTCCTCGACTACAAACAGGCATCGTCTCTTGTGTTAAGGATAAGGACAACGCCATTATCACGTGTTCATCTACGTCCCCTAATATATCtcaatttgaaaataatctGGAACCTTTTATTAAGGAACTGCAACGAAGTGGAGGAATCGATGTAATACGTGCCGAGTTATTCATTGTGTGTACCTCCTCATTTACATTGACTTCAAAGGGTTGCACAAAGCTTGGCATATTCGAAAACTCTGACGTCACACTGGCCTCAAAAGATCGCGACTATTACGTAACAACTTTATCTGAAAATAGAATCTATACTAACGCTGAAGTTTTACGAAAATATTCAAGTTTTCGAACTTCAGACGAAACGGAAGATGATTTGCAATTTAACCTGCATATATCGATTTGTGAGTCATCTACGGAAGATCTGTTGTGCCCGTATACTTTTCTTTTGCAAGACGAATTCTCAGTTGCAAATGGCGAATTAATTCGGAAATCAAGAACAGAAATTTCCATATCGCAAAGGGAATATCTTTTGTCATCTGATGACCAGGTCAAAGTTTGTTTAGACCGGTTATCCGAACCCTCCCCTCAAGACGatctatttcttcttttaatatttatcatCTTCACAACTCTTTCCCTCCTTGGCCTTGTCTTGACCTTTGTAAACTACTGCTTTTTGAAAGAACTTCGAAATCTCCCAGGCAAGTTAACAATGAACTTCATCGTTGCAACGTTTCTCGCGCAACTGCTACTCCTCGTTTCACCAGCAAACGAGGTCATGTGTACACTCGTTGCTATATTTGGTCATTTCATATGGCTATCCACCTTTATTTGGACAACCGTTATCGCTTTCAACGTAACTCAAACATTCAGCGGTACGTCGTCACTCCTCGTTGACgcatctgtgacgtcacatctaATTTTAAGAAATACCGTAATAGGGTGGATTTCTCCCGCTATGTTTGTAGGTATTTGCTTCGTTTTCCAAAGATCTGCAATTTTGGAAGAAAGGTTCGACTACGGTAAGGGCGAAACTTGCTGGCTAACTCCACCATTGGCCAACTTTCTATTGTTTGGAATTCCCGCCATTCTCTGCTTGACTTGCAACATCATTTTCTACGTGACGACCGTTCGTGGCATAAGGGATACAAAACGAACTTCACTTGTGGCTACCCAAACTGATGAGTCGACATTGGTTAAAGAAGAAATCGTTCTATTCTTGAaggtaagatatatatatatatatatatatatatatatatatatatatatatatatatatatatatgtaaatataaatatttaatccCAAGTGCTTatgatgtttttgttgttgttgaaagatattaaaatatgatatgaaatctAATGGTTAAAACTCAGAATATCCCTCATAATGTTATCATTGACCTGCATGGGTCATTAAATTACAAATACAACCAGAAAATACGGttattggtaaaaaaaaagagagaatattTCACATCCAACAAATCCTTATGTTTCTTTATATCCATAGATCTCAGTGCTGATGGGTCTATCGTGGATTTGGGGCATTCTCTATGGATGTTTTCCACAAGTGACAGCCTTTCTTTACATCCATACATTTTTAAATCCTTCGATTGGTGTTTTCGTTTTCTTAATATACGTTTGTAATAGAAGAGTCATATCAATGTGGAAGGTCAAACTCGGCAAACGGAACTCTAAGCGCGCTACGAGCCAGGACGCTAGCAAGCAAAACATCGGTATCGTTAAAACTGCTTCCACAAGTCTCTCAAAAGGAAGTAGTAAAGATGGTAATTTTGTGTTAGATGAAACGAAGTTGTAGTAATTAATTATTGGTGTTAATTGCACAAAAGATGGCTAGGATAGGTACAGGGGGTGGATGAGAAGGGTGAGAGGATGGCAGTGGTACGGGTGTggggtgtgtgtggggaggggaggggcttGCGACGAGGACTACGGGGGAGGTTAGCGAAGGTTTGATctacaaaacatgaaattgaaatttgtcTGGAGCCATATACTATGGACTAACCGTACAAGAGTACagaaaaagaaacgtcttaatTGCCGTGTTAATTACAGTAATGGAGTGAAGGCTTTGCCCGATATGACGTCATTTTTACTCTCCCACAAAAGACACACAAATCGTAATTTCTAACACACTCAGAAAATTTGGTGGGGAAAAATAACTCAGAATGATTCATTTGtagaagttttaaatgttatcattcTAATCACTCATATTGCGTTATTGTACCTACCAAATGTAATGAGTGTATAATATAAAactgggatggggtgggggtggggtggggatgggtgaACTACAAATGCCCTTTTGTAGTACGGAATTAGTACGCAGAAGACTCAGTTATGCGGAAACTTAATTTTGTTCCCTCAAATCAAAGTCCTCGTCGTCTACCCTTCCAAAGTCGTCCCACCTTTCCTCGTCCTCCCCCGAATTAGTTCTTCCTTCGCCGCTTCTAAGACAACTTCTCTGGGATCTGATGTGCTATCGAGATTATCATGTTCGCACTATCGATGCGGTGGACGCATCACCCCACGACACCGGTTCTGCTTACCAACAGATGCATGTGACTCACTGATCGAGAACTTATTTATTCTCACTATAGCCCAGTAGTTCCAAGCCTTGCGAGTTAGACGGGGGGAAAGGCTTTCTGTGTGTTATAAGTATTCTTTACGACGTATTTATATGATGGTTCCTTTCAAACCtaattatatagcctatatatcattttattcaTTGATGTTGACTTAATGTAGCTTATATGTATGCctagtggcgtcgccagacatttcaatctcgGGCGGTACATGGGGAGGCCCAGCACAATCACAGGGGAGAACAATCcttatttgtgaatgccgtcctgggggagggttcttaggggaggggtgatttttttttatattaattaatggTCCTTAGACGCAATCCGGGTCTAAATTTTGCAAGTTGAAGTAattttatgttcaagaattttcgcgCTTattctgtccgatatttatatttttaattgaggcagataaagtttttgtgtgagtaTTTTTTGTTAACACTACAAATAGCATCTGTGGGGGTGGTGGGCACCTGGGGGCACGATTTTTGTCTGGGAAGGCACGTGACCCTTCCCCCGCCCCCAGGCCACACCTTGGCGACGCCATGTGTATGCCAATATTTACAGTTTTATACACAAAACTCAacgaaagagaaaaaataattcgTAAGTACCAACGAATTTTATTCAACATTTCAAACATTGTAagtatgtaataaaaaaaacaaaaaataattttatCCACGTTTAAGAATTACCGTTGGAAagtttatttatacatatatgtaaaagTGTTTGATATGTGATCttgaaataaaactaaataaactcggaatatataatttaaagatGATATTACATAAATTATACCGCCTTTTGTTGTTAATGTACAACTACGTGTTTGCAACACATATACGTTTTCTCCTGATCAGAGCGTCCGACCGACGGTATAACTTCCTTCTTCCCAGCATACAGTTCACGCAGCAATCATGAAATCCATGGCACACAATTTTTATGAAACTTTTGGGCCAATACTAATCACGAGCCTTAGGTAGAAAGAAAGACCCATGGCCTGCAGGGCCTAACATATTATCCATTGCCTGTGTAGTTCTGTACGCGATTGCTCCAATATTTCAAGTCGCAACGGTCTAAAAATGTAATGATATCAATTTTAGATCATGAAAGCAAAtaactgatgaatattcaacgaAAATGCAAGATGCACAACTTGCGACAATGATCACACAGTGGCATAAAATCACCTTTGAAAGCAAGTTGATGAACGCATAAAGGGTGTGAacactcgcgcaaaaagaatcgtctcatgccggtaatctgacctagtttcaaatgaggtgtaacagaagtgttcgACACCACCCTCGATCCCAGatcatacacacacagcttgctaccgtcggtaattagacactagtgtacaatcaaaaactacagctacggtcaatacccacaacacagtgtacatagcagcgatgcaCATCTCAGGTCTatatagataaaagataacaaggtatcacgtttcattactgtctgcattttgtagtgacaagaaaaaaacttcacttgcaagcaagggaaagttaactttttcaaagggTGGCACGCGGTTTaatggggcgagtcttcaatgcctttaagtaacCGGGGGAGCACTCTTCGTTTCAGTAAAGGGGTGAAGGTCCCCAcaccttccccacccctcccctccccctccgccCTGGCTATATTACTGCAGCTTCATGATTATTGTAATCATTTCAAAGATACTTGAGCACATTCTTTGGGTATCATGATATAAGGataggaagaaaaaaaacattcactAGGTTCTCTTTATGCCTCATTGCCTTATGGTAAGGGCCCAAATCTCTACATAACGCACACTGTTGTGCTACAGGCATCCTTATCCACTGGTTGTTCCCTTACCTCTGTTGCAGAGGATTTCAACACAAGGGAGTGTATGGGTTCATACCGCAAAAGAACATCGGTATAAGTTCTCAGCGTACAAAATCTCACAAGAGGTTTTGAAAAAGCATAACAGATTCCACGGCGTGAGACATAATCACCATTCATTATCACTGTTATTGTGCTATAGGGTCTGTAGAGGGTTGCAGTCAAGAATGGTGTGTTAATTCAATCTTGTCTTCCAACATGATACTATCTGTGCCTCTTTTCGCTTTGATAACACCCCTGTCCGATAGGGTTGTGGACATTGTTCTCGTGTCTCCTTTACCTGTATCGCTAGGAGTGAAATAAGTTTTCTTGGATTTAGCCTTCCACATTGAGTATACTCTTCCGTTACATACGTACACCAAGAAGACAAATACCCCCTGTAAAGGATTCACGAAGGTATGGATGAACAAGAATGCGGTCACGCGTGGAAAGAATCCAGAGAGGAACGCCCAGATCCAAGATAAACCAATCAGAATTGAAATCTGTTGATGAATATGTAGAGagtaaaaaacaacaacaaagtgtTCAGCGTTTAACtttattaaaatgttacatGCTGAACTGTCTAAACTTGAACTATTGTAATGGTCTTTACTTGATCAAACCAAAACACATTCGACAGGTTATAGTTTTCTTCCCCGAGTATAGACATAGCATATGACACAGTCATCTACTTGATTGTAGTTGACATCTGTTACGGCAGAGAAACAGAAGATCAAAATGgttatttaaaatgataaaaaaaatgcaattattaTGACCCTAGTACATGATGGTGCTCACAGTCCATAGTATCTAGTTCATAGTTGTATTCGCAACGTAGGTATAACGCACTGTTACGAAAACATGTACACGGACGAATTGTGTTGGAGTTTTGCATCAATGTGGTATTGTGCGCTAGCCGTAAGGTTTGGACATGCGGTTTTGACAAAagaattgcttttttttttgtggtttcccgaaagggaaatCTATTGAGTCACTCTTACACCGACCTTGCAAATTTTTCTGAGGCGACCGCTGATCGCAAAGTCCGCTATGAATATTACGCGGATCGTTAATTactattcattcatacttagtaaagattcctaaatcctattggtccattcaggtcagctgaccgtggttaatcctgtgagtaacgcacggtaaaattaccggCGGATGAATACAATTGATACCATGTTACCATGTTTTGTCGTCTGCCCTGATGAGCTATCGAAATacatcaaaaacacaaaatggctAATATAACGTTTAATTAAAACTTCGATTTGCTCACTTTAGACGAGGTAGACACTCAGGAAAACAATGGAAAATTTGCAAACCTGGTTGAGAAAGACTTAATTCACAGAAACGATCTTGTTCAAAAGTCTTGCAAGATGCCATCAGAAGTAAAGGACGCAAAAACATGGATCCGCACTCGAGTCTAGGCCAAAGTGTAGGCTGCACAGCTGTAGCCTCCAACAATGACATTAACGTTACTGCTGCTGTTAGGGCTGAAACGTCTAACATGCCCAAACTGTTTTCCAAATGTTCTTTCCAAAGTCCTGTGAATGTTTACTTCCAAAATTCATAGTTATATCCGTATTAAAACACCAAACAGTTGTGGATGCTTTGAgtttaaatatatccagtatCTGTCCGTAATTAAATGTTCGCAAGGCCGTTATGTTGCTCATAGtgttataaatttaaagttaaacgaCCGCAGTGCCAagcactgtgtagtgtgtacgttCAAGTGAGTGTACGTGATCAATACAAGGCCTACTATGTTACAGTATGACTGTATACCATACGTACGTGTTTGTCCCtagaatggttgctatgggaaccagaagctgtggggtattgatatgatgaagccaactagtaattgtttgtagttccttgttattgagacctttcaaaaatagttttatggccgcaatattgccaaacattagttaaaatgttattatggttcatcttttatgaatgacagcctttcaaagacgtttcctttataatattcactatcgttcagtattactttataattgcacatgtacattatTGTTATGCTGGTTGTTAATCGTTAAGTCgacttacggggcatcactttaataaatcttcggTTATACGTAaccaaatatgttttgttttatgatttttcccccacagaaatggtagtgtatgaatgaacggggttaatcaacggtctagcgtgcgttactcacatgattaatgcactccgggtgttaatgctatcgctggatgcactcgggctccgccctcgtgcatcgcttgcattatcccccgatcgtgcattaatcctgtgagtaacgcacgctagaccgttgattaaccccttattaattACTATTTAATTACTTTTACAGCTAGTTAATTACTACAGCTAATTAACAGCTAATTAACAGCTAATTAACAGCTAATTAACAGCTAGTTAATTACTACAGCTAGTTACTTTTACAGCTAGTTAATTACTATTACAgctagattcgtccaacacggccgcatacagaaacgttgtaaccaagtcaaagccgaagccaaaataaattaatcaggtcacatatccggagtctatgcatgcttaGTTCTTCAATACCGTCCTCACTTTACCTTTCGGTAGTTTGATTTTGATATTCAGTGACGTTGTCACAATAAGTGTGTCTACGTTTGTTTGTGATAATCAGTAAGTGTGTTGTTGAACAGATGCTGTGATTATTGCAATGTAACAAGTTCATAAAGgatttatggaacgccaaactaGAAGTGACCGGCAATAATAAGTTCTCTACTGTATGGTAACCTGCATAAACATAAATGATGgtgatataaaatataactCACCTTGATGAATAGAAGAAGTTGTTCCTTCATAATGTTAGATGTTGACATGTTCTTCGCCATTTTAGTATGTTGTTTTGCTTTTCGTATGCCATGAACCGTCACAAGATACATAATAAAGTTACAACACAAACAGAAAGCTGCAGGTATTCCAAACAGCAAGAAATTCGCTAGGCTAGGTCTAAGCCAACAGCTCCCTTCTTCACCGTAGGAAAATTTTCCCTCCAAATTAGTCGACTTTTGTAGAATCAAACAACTGATTACGAAAGCTGCTGGTAACAACCAACCAATTAACATATACGTCAATAGTTGTTTCTTGACACTTGTACCATGTCTGGTAAGTGATGACGTTCCAAATGTTCGTGTGACGTCATAAGCAATGATCGTCATCCACAGAAACGCTGCTAACCACAGAAAATGGCCCACAGTTGAAATGAGGGTGCACAAGACAATGTTTGCTGGTGATACGTAAGAAGGTATGagtaccagttgcgcgaaaaaCAAAGCAACGACGAAATTCATCGTGATCATCCCGGGTAGGTTCCTAAGGGATTTGAATATGCAATAGTTGACGAAGGTTAGAAATAGACCAATCAGAGATAGGCTAGTAAATATGATGAATATAACTAAAAGGAATAAATTATAACCAGGGGGCTTGGTTTCAATTATCCAACGAGAACAGACCTTTAACTGTCCGTTTGACAGGATCAAATAGTCACTGACTGGAATTTCATCCTCGAAAAACTGAGATTGTAGAGAGCCGTTAGTGGAAACAGAATAATCTTCTGACAAAAATACAGAGAACGGACACAGGAGATCCTCTCTTGAGATTTGATGGAGGGAAATGTTAAACCAGCTCTCTTCATTGAAGCTTTCGAAGTTATCAGAcgagaaatattgaaatatgacTAACGCCCTCACATCCGAGTAGACTCGGTTTTGTGAATGAATGATGGCATAGTCCGTCTTTTCGAACATGTACAGAGTAACATCGGATGTATTGAAAACATTGAGGAATGTGTAACTCGAAGGAGCAGACACTACCGTCCCCATTGCTGTACATTCCGCTGTAATATCTAACCGTAAAACTCGAATTccgtatgtccaaaaataatctCGAATCACCTTCGAAGTAATTCTGGAGTTATTTTGGATCGATGACATTTCTGCCGCAATCGTAGCACATGGCATGAGAACCGTCGTATTGTCGGCATCTGGGTCAAGATCACAAGGATATTCGTGTAAGGACATTACATAGAAATATAATGTAAGCACTGGATGATATGAATTAGCACTAAAATTTAGAAACATCTGAGAGGCATTCAGATCGACAGGCTGTATGTCAAGAAAGACTAAAAAAGGATAGTTTTCCGGCTCTAAGCAGTGCTCTGTGGTCACCACTGTGACATTTTCTGATAATTCACAAACCTCCGAACTCTCATTGTACGTCAATCCTATAGCACAGAAAGTAACAGTTGTTTCGTTGTGAGCTTCTTCGGTGAAGGAAAAATCAAACGGAATACTCTGAGGGAGTCTACCACTAGACCCTGCAGGATCACTAGCTTGTAAATCAGGGCAGTAGTCTTCTTCGTCCTGTTCGAAGTAAGACTGATTGTTACATAATAGACAATGTGGATTTCTATAGACGGTTCCGTTAACTTCAACTGGTGCCAGGTACGACTCACATAATTCTGTCCTCGTTTGGTCAGTATTTGCAGAACTTGGACAGGAGTCTATATCCACTTGTACACAACTCCTCAAATTGGACGTATCTTCAGAATACACCGCTTGAAATGCGAGATCGTCGCATTCATCCGGGGATCGGgtgacgtcacaattttcaTCGACGAGTAATTGCCAAAATCGCATTTGACTGTACGTCACTGCATTACAACGTGCACAGTGCACATTTTTGTAAGTCTTCTGGGTTCCTGAAGCAAAGACAGGTAGATGATCAACGTACTGATTCCAAGAATCAAGGCGCATGCTCAAAACATCACGTGAGTCGTGACATTTTTGGATAAGTTGGTCATTTTGTACTCCGGGAAGACATTCACTGATCATGTAGAAACCTAATATTAACTTCTCAACGTCCAAAcgaaattgaaaattttgaaatgttgttgCTATGCACTTCAGTCCATCTTGCTTTATACTATCAGTAGTGGGTGACTTCGAGAAGAAATCACCGTTTCCATGCCAACAGCAATCTTCATATTCAATACAAGAGTCATcacatttgcataaattataatTAGGACTTGGACATCGGAGTGGTTGACAAGTGGTGATGTTGACATCGTCGGCTAGTGTTATATTCAAAACCAGTTCTGTtagtaaagaataaaaataatgataaacaaacgttgtttacatattaattaaattattttgattGTTTATAAAAACTTAAAACTAGGCTGTATGTATGGGAAGGGGTTCAGGGAGATACAAGCCCAGGTCAGTTAGAGGGCCCGAAGAAAACATTTGCAGAAGCtcaatgaaagaaatatttcataaagaATAGTGTATTCTCAAAAGGAGGTCACTGTTACAAATTGGGCCTCAGCACAACCTGATAGTGGTAGTCGTTACAATGTATATGAAATAATCTATTCTAGGTTAGCTTTTTTTACGGTAGCCTATAAGGTACATTAATTAACTAGATATTGAATTACTAGGTCGGGTTTTATGTCGGAtgtttgtctttttatctcgaaatttcaacatttttaccGCAGTATTATGTCGACCTTGAGAAAAAGCTACAAATTTCAAGTTGAAAAATCGAGTTTTCAGGAACGACTTCatctccaatttttttttttttttaaatattttttttattgtttcttgTGTCACCGTATCCTTTGTAAT contains these protein-coding regions:
- the LOC139965426 gene encoding uncharacterized protein — protein: MEGLKGSWMMKIPRVVLLLAVLTTSSHGMDSLDQRPHFNWTGEYNDLFNLTICPIYRCGGHNRSLEEPYHLCKCDDDCLFYHDCCWGYNGNSVTPSLHTASNTKETDQCAIAYRANVGTTAPDEWSTTAAGYRMVSTCPPDVQNRTLVQHCQDTGDVINTPLDVWQGYADHLPVQDDNTGKTYKNVHCAFCNFVRFEDMRFWQLTLSIFCDRNQPPLRCGNFFFEPMKCNDMAAVPRGCIHVDVESCPETANLTIKNLCDSYLAPYELSGLIFRNPHCALCNTHGPFPPSISYCPSLVVPVSCSSRGLPHTIPFNFSSFGNQALHKPVIVCATGLTYNETTMSCELSESDFDRFICDRSNNNNNGAMIEMVIGNEDRSRTTSDVEGIILTINNTFLTSSPRLQTGIVSCVKDKDNAIITCSSTSPNISQFENNLEPFIKELQRSGGIDVIRAELFIVCTSSFTLTSKGCTKLGIFENSDVTLASKDRDYYVTTLSENRIYTNAEVLRKYSSFRTSDETEDDLQFNLHISICESSTEDLLCPYTFLLQDEFSVANGELIRKSRTEISISQREYLLSSDDQVKVCLDRLSEPSPQDDLFLLLIFIIFTTLSLLGLVLTFVNYCFLKELRNLPGKLTMNFIVATFLAQLLLLVSPANEVMCTLVAIFGHFIWLSTFIWTTVIAFNVTQTFSGTSSLLVDASVTSHLILRNTVIGWISPAMFVGICFVFQRSAILEERFDYGKGETCWLTPPLANFLLFGIPAILCLTCNIIFYVTTVRGIRDTKRTSLVATQTDESTLVKEEIVLFLKISVLMGLSWIWGILYGCFPQVTAFLYIHTFLNPSIGVFVFLIYVCNRRVISMWKVKLGKRNSKRATSQDASKQNIGIVKTASTSLSKGSSKDGNFVLDETKL
- the LOC139965411 gene encoding uncharacterized protein, with the translated sequence MAPLSRISRGSRLTCYRLITLASVVILTISLIDQSLTMEFPPNELVLNITLADDVNITTCQPLRCPSPNYNLCKCDDSCIEYEDCCWHGNGDFFSKSPTTDSIKQDGLKCIATTFQNFQFRLDVEKLILGFYMISECLPGVQNDQLIQKCHDSRDVLSMRLDSWNQYVDHLPVFASGTQKTYKNVHCARCNAVTYSQMRFWQLLVDENCDVTRSPDECDDLAFQAVYSEDTSNLRSCVQVDIDSCPSSANTDQTRTELCESYLAPVEVNGTVYRNPHCLLCNNQSYFEQDEEDYCPDLQASDPAGSSGRLPQSIPFDFSFTEEAHNETTVTFCAIGLTYNESSEVCELSENVTVVTTEHCLEPENYPFLVFLDIQPVDLNASQMFLNFSANSYHPVLTLYFYVMSLHEYPCDLDPDADNTTVLMPCATIAAEMSSIQNNSRITSKVIRDYFWTYGIRVLRLDITAECTAMGTVVSAPSSYTFLNVFNTSDVTLYMFEKTDYAIIHSQNRVYSDVRALVIFQYFSSDNFESFNEESWFNISLHQISREDLLCPFSVFLSEDYSVSTNGSLQSQFFEDEIPVSDYLILSNGQLKVCSRWIIETKPPGYNLFLLVIFIIFTSLSLIGLFLTFVNYCIFKSLRNLPGMITMNFVVALFFAQLVLIPSYVSPANIVLCTLISTVGHFLWLAAFLWMTIIAYDVTRTFGTSSLTRHGTSVKKQLLTYMLIGWLLPAAFVISCLILQKSTNLEGKFSYGEEGSCWLRPSLANFLLFGIPAAFCLCCNFIMYLVTVHGIRKAKQHTKMAKNMSTSNIMKEQLLLFIKISILIGLSWIWAFLSGFFPRVTAFLFIHTFVNPLQGVFVFLVYVCNGRVYSMWKAKSKKTYFTPSDTGKGDTRTMSTTLSDRGVIKAKRGTDSIMLEDKIELTHHS